A genome region from Scleropages formosus chromosome 6, fSclFor1.1, whole genome shotgun sequence includes the following:
- the zcchc9 gene encoding zinc finger CCHC domain-containing protein 9, with translation MTRWARANNVHKHKAADPTPWSQLKASGGVGDGAAEGRTSGARPEGTVDPLRGARPGKQMRKQNSGKKKYNSADVNGFLQYLRQTGQPLPLDRGTVVDPALMGELQTALKKDKRREDRRVRRQVAKKNNMLCFNCRRPGHGLADCPEADGDEEMGRGICYRCGSTEHEIQKCRSKVDPALGDYPFAKCFICSQTGHLSRSCPDNPKGLYAAGGCCNICGSVEHFKKDCPEHQSSANAVTVGRLSNKMSADHEDVHVPVKKVKPKSEKVVVF, from the exons ATGACGCGTTGGGCCCGAGCAAACAACGTCCACAAACACAAAGCGGCAGACCCCACTCCCTGGAGTCAACTGAAGGCAAGCGGAGGGGTTGGGGACGGCGCGGCGGAGGGACGTACGAGCGGGGCGCGTCCGGAGGGCACGGTCGACCCCCTCCGTGGCGCGCGGCCAGGCAAGCAAATGAGAAAGCAGAATAGCGGGAAGAAGAAGTACAACAGCGCAGATGTAAATGGCTTCCTGCAGTACCTGCGGCAAACGGGGCAGCCGCTGCCGCTGGATCGCGGCACCGTCGTTGACCCGGCGCTGATGGGAGAGCTGCAGACGGCGCTGAAGAAGGACAAGAGGCGGGAGGACAGGAGGGTCAGGAGGCAGGTGGCCAAAAAGAACAACATG CTGTGCTTCAACTGCAGGAGGCCGGGTCACGGATTGGCCGACTGTCCCGAGGCAGATGGCGACGAGGAGATGGGCCGCGGTATTTGTTACCGCTGCGGCTCCACGGAGCACGAGATCCAGAAATGCCGGTCCAAAGTGGACCCTGCGCTCG GTGATTATCCCTTCGCCAAATGTTTCATATGCAGTCAAACTGGTCACCTGTCCAGATCGTGTCCTGATAATCCCAAAGGGCTGTATGCTGCTG GCGGATGCTGTAACATCTGTGGCTCTGTGGAACACTTTAAGAAAGACTGTCCTGAGCACCAGAGTTCAG cgaACGCTGTCACCGTGGGCCGCTTGTCCAACAAGATGAGTGCTGACCACGAAGATGTTCATGTCCCCGTCAAGAAGGTGAAGCCCAAATCGGAGAAGGTTGTTGTCTTCTGA
- the LOC108930024 gene encoding creatine kinase S-type, mitochondrial-like: MASTFAHMMSGRKAVLALAGLSAGTLATGYIMSDSRSTAAIEKMKIYPPSADFPDLRKHNNCMASALSPAIYSRLRDKLTPNGWSLDQCIQTGVDNPGHPFIKTVGMVAGDEESYEVFADLFDPVIRDRHNGYDPHLMKHPTDLDSSKITSGLFDERYVLSSRVRTGRSIRGLGLPPACSRAERREVERVAAQALSGLKGDLAGRYYSLGEMTEEEQQRLIDDHFLFDKPVSPLLTCAGMARDWPDARGIWHNNEKTFLVWINEEDHTRVISMEKGGNMKRVFERFCRGLKEVERLIQERGWEFMWNERLGYILTCPSNLGTGLRAGVHVRLPLLSKDPRFSKILENLRLQKRGTGGVDTAAVGDIYDISNNDRLGKSEVELVQLVIDGVNYLVECEKKLEKGQEIKVPAPIPQFKQ, translated from the exons ATGGCGAGCACCTTTGCTCACATGATGTCTGGCAGGAAGGCAGTGCTGGCACTCGCCGGTCTCAGCGCTGGTACCTTGGCCACCGGTTACATCATGAGCGACTCTAGAAGCACAGCCGCCATTGAGAAGATGAAGATCTACCCAcccag CGCCGACTTCCCCGACCTGCGCAAGCACAACAACTGCATGGCGTCGGCGCTGAGCCCGGCCATTTACAGCAGGCTGCGTGACAAGCTGACGCCCAACGGCTGGAGCCTGGACCAGTGCATCCAGACCGGGGTGGACAACCCGGGCCACCCCTTCATCAAGACCGTGGGCATGGTCGCCGGGGATGAGGAGAGTTACGAG GTGTTTGCGGACCTCTTCGACCCAGTGATCAGAGACAGGCATAATGGCTATGACCCGCACCTCATGAAGCACCCGACTGACCTGGACAGCTCCAAG ATCACCTCCGGCCTCTTTGACGAGCGCTACGTGCTGTCGTCTCGCGTGCGAACGGGCCGCAGCATCCGTGGCCTCGGCCTGCCTCCGGCCTGCTCCCGCGCCGAGCGCCGTGAGGTGGAGCGTGTCGCCGCGCAAGCGCTGTCCGGCCTCAAGGGCGACCTCGCCGGACGCTACTACAGCCTGGGAGAGATGACCGAGGAGGAGCAACAGAGGCTCATTGAT GACCACTTCTTGTTTGACAAGCCTGTCTCGCCCTTGTTGACGTGTGCGGGAATGGCTCGTGACTGGCCGGATGCTAGGGGGATCTG GCACAACAACGAGAAGACCTTCTTAGTGTGGATCAATGAGGAAGACCACACGCGCGTCATCTCCATGGAAAAGGGAGGCAATATGAAGCGAGTGTTTGAGAGGTTCTGCCGGGGACTCAAAGAG GTGGAGCGACTGATCCAGGAGCGTGGCTGGGAGTTCATGTGGAACGAGcgcctgggctacatcctgaccTGCCCCTCGAACCTGGGCACGGGTCTCAGGGCTGGGGTCCACGTCCGTCTGCCACTGCTCAGCAAG GATCCCCGCTTCAGCAAGATCCTGGAAAATCTGAGGCTGCAGAAGAGAGGCACTGGGGGTGTGGACACGGCTGCTGTAGGAGACATCTATGACATTTCGAACAATGACCGTTTGGGCAAATCTGAG GTGGAGCTTGTTCAGCTGGTGATTGACGGTGTCAACTACCTGGTCGAATGTGAGAAGAAGCTGGAGAAAGGCCAGGAGATAAAGGTCCCAGCCCCCATCCCTCAGTTCAAACAGTGA
- the LOC108930032 gene encoding ras-specific guanine nucleotide-releasing factor 2-like — MDKLKKTVSSEGRFKNLRETLKKCNPPCVPYLGMYLTDLHFTEEGTPNLTEEGLVNFSKMRMIAHIIRDIGQFQRSPYRIEPQPKQGDTVPPGQDPHRGQRHSPCPVFED; from the exons ATGGACAAGTTAAAGAAGACTGTATCCTCAGAAGGAAGATTTAAAAACTTGAGGGAAACTCTGAAGAA ATGCAACCCACCATGTGTCCCCTACCTGGGAATGTACCTGACCGACTTGCACTTCACTGAAGAAGGAACGCCCAACCTGACCGAGGAGGGTCTGGTCAACTTCTCCAAGATGAGGATG ATCGCACACATCATCCGTGACATCGGGCAGTTCCAGCGGAGCCCCTATAGGATTGAACCCCAGCCTAAG cAAGGTGACACAGTACCTCCTGGACAAGACCCTCATCGTGGACAAAGACACTCTCCATGTCCTGTCTTTGAAGACTGA